A part of Aegilops tauschii subsp. strangulata cultivar AL8/78 chromosome 2, Aet v6.0, whole genome shotgun sequence genomic DNA contains:
- the LOC123497399 gene encoding uncharacterized protein, with product MENTAPHPSCIGPPASMPAGESSWGMHFADFAASSAHGNQDDMGRQGGTISDSSFSYDYSYSFASLCDGSRSASFITSDLMDDQEEEEDDDSLQDTASSSAAGPKAANINVVYMKSMITMDTKEMNTPQLANYFLGARSRQQATGALQESIIGADNNEKQLTECNDLRKKGLCLVPFSLLIDYLG from the exons ATGGAGAATACAGCACCACACCCTTCATGCATCGGCCCACCAGCATCCATGCCGGCCGGCGAGAGCAGCTGGGGGATGCACTTTGCAGACTTCGCGGCGTCGTCAGCGCACGGCAACCAGGACGACATGGGTCGTCAGGGAGGAACGATATCTGACAGTAGCTTCTCCTATGACTACTCCTACTCCTTTGCCTCCCTGTGCGACGGCTCCCGCTCGGCCTCCTTCATCACATCCGACCTGATGGACGatcaggaggaggaggaggacgatgatTCTTTGCAGGACACTGCTTCTTCTTCCGCGGCCGGCCCTAAG GCTGCCAACATCAACGTTGTTTACATGAAGTCAATGATAACCATGGATACAAAAGAGATGAACACCCCACAACTT GCCAACTATTTTCTTGGTGCACGTTCAAGGCAGCAGGCCACTGGTGCGCTTCAAGAATCGATCATTGGTGCAGATAACAACGAGAAACAATTGACTGAGTGTAACGATCTGAGGAAGAAAGGGCTTTGCCTGGTCCCTTTCTCCTTGTTGATAGACTACCTAGGATGA